A region of Paralichthys olivaceus isolate ysfri-2021 chromosome 24, ASM2471397v2, whole genome shotgun sequence DNA encodes the following proteins:
- the gckr gene encoding glucokinase regulatory protein isoform X3, whose protein sequence is MLQACDAQMFQEETEETYQRLFSDQVVKTVLEVAQRAELLLQDPRGSLVVLSGCGTSGRLAFLMASGFNRELKRLNQSLVYSYIIAGGDRALLSSQEAPEDDPMLGMLSLKKVCEGKKRVLFIGISCGLSAPFVAGQLDFCLQHPEIYTPVLLGFNPVHQAKDEPIPGCTFTFRSVVERMQDLVKTQEAFLVNPAVGPEAISGSSRMKGGSATKIVLDVILSAAHAATFTNTPITHKGIVQHMREYERTLDVTYAQSEGMSALVEAAGHSLRCGGRVCYLGWGSLAVLGLIDASECIPTFGADFEDIRGFVSGGYRQLHNNEGPLTSLGRQFCISHEDFQSLVLPHLSDQDTVLLLYTHSDDVTDVVKVAGTVRGRTSNLHAVYHQTDGDTAAAGQQDHINKLCSSTLKITWPSSASASLVHMQWELSTKLVLNAVSTGAHILKGKIYQNYMIDVQVTNSKLYRRAMRLLQKLSGRPESHCEEFLLKAIYRADELTVDITSSDITTRTHAARDRTTVVPLALVCLLTGCSVLEAESRLEQQPIIREAVEACLA, encoded by the exons ATGTTACAGGCCTGTGACGCCCAAATGTTccaagaagagacagaggaaaccTACCAG AGGCTTTTCAGTGACCAAGTGGTGAAAACGGTGCTGGAGGTCGCACAGAGGGCggagctcctcctccag GATCCTCGGGGCAGCCTCGTTGTGCTGAGTGGATGTGGGACTTCTGGTCGACTGGCTTTTCTCATGGCG tcaGGCTTCAACAGAGAGCTTAAGAGGCTGAACCAGAGTTTGGTTTATTCCTACATCATCGCAGGAGGAGACAG AGCTTTACTTTCCTCCCAAGAGGCTCCTGAAGATGACCCCATGTTGGGCATGCTCAGTCTGAAGAAG GTGTGTGAGGGAAAGAAGCGAGTCTTGTTCATCGGCATTTCCTGTGGATTATCA GCTCCATTTGTGGCAGGTCAGCTGGATTTCTGCCTGCAGCACCCAGAGATCTACACTCCTGTGCTGCTTGGCTTCAACCCTGTGCATCAAGCCAA GGATGAACCCATACCTGGCTGCACATTCACATTTCGCAGTGTGGTTGAAAGGATGCAGGATTTAGTCAAAACTCAAGAGGCCTTCCTCGTCAACCCGGCAGTTGGG ccaGAAGCCATCAGTGGCTCTTCCAGGATGAAGGGTGGCAGCGCTACTAAGATTGTCCTGGACGTCATCTTGTCTGCTGCTCATGCTGCGACCTTCACAAACACGCCCATCACACACAA GGGAATCGTGCAGCACATGAGAGAATATGAAAGAACTCTGGATGTGACATACGCTCAGAGCGAGGGGATGAGTGCTCTGGTGGAAGCAGCTGGACACAG TTTGCGATGTGGAGGGCGTGTGTGTTACCTGGGCTGGGGCTCCCTGGCTGTGCTGGGCCTCATTGATGCCAGTGAGTGTATCCCCACATTCGGAGCAG ACTTTGAAGATATCCGCGGCTTCGTGAGTGGAGGATACAGGCAGCTGCACAATAATGAAGGTCCCTTAACGTCACTG GGTCGTCAGTTCTGCATCTCACATGAGGATTTTCAAAGTTTGGTTCTGCCTCACCTCAGCGACCAGGACACTGTTCTTCTCCTCTACACACACTCTG ACGATGTCACCGACGTGGTGAAAGTGGCAGGAACGGTGAGAGGAAGGACGTCCAACCTCCACGCTGTTTATCATCAGACTGATGgagacactgctgctgctggacaacaA GATCACATCAATAAGCTGTGTTCATCGACTCTGAAAATCACTTGGCCGTCATCTGCCTCTGCCAGCTTAGTTCACATg cagtgGGAGCTGTCCACTAAGCTGGTGCTGAACGCTGTGAGCACTGGAGCTCACATCTTAAAGGGGAAGATTTACCAGAACTACATGATTGACGTGCAGGTCACCAACAGCAAACTGTACCGCAGAGCCATGCGTTTACTCCAG AAACTGTCTGGTCGTCCTGAGTCCCATTGTGAGGAATTCCTCTTGAAGGCGATCTACCGAGCTGACGAGCTGACAGTGGACATCACATCGTCTGACATCACCACTCGAACACACGCTGCCAGAGACAGAACCACG gtagTCCCCCTGGCTTTGGTCTGCCTGCTGACTGGCTGCTCTGTCTTGGAGGCCGAGTCTCGTTTGGAACAGCAGCCAATCATAAGGGAAGCGGTGGAGGCGTGTCTCGCATGA
- the gckr gene encoding glucokinase regulatory protein isoform X1 → MARSDATCCLSTVRDWESPDYEPALPVSEKSNPLTRDIDRASASGVVRMLQACDAQMFQEETEETYQRLFSDQVVKTVLEVAQRAELLLQDPRGSLVVLSGCGTSGRLAFLMASGFNRELKRLNQSLVYSYIIAGGDRALLSSQEAPEDDPMLGMLSLKKVCEGKKRVLFIGISCGLSAPFVAGQLDFCLQHPEIYTPVLLGFNPVHQAKDEPIPGCTFTFRSVVERMQDLVKTQEAFLVNPAVGPEAISGSSRMKGGSATKIVLDVILSAAHAATFTNTPITHKGIVQHMREYERTLDVTYAQSEGMSALVEAAGHSLRCGGRVCYLGWGSLAVLGLIDASECIPTFGADFEDIRGFVSGGYRQLHNNEGPLTSLGRQFCISHEDFQSLVLPHLSDQDTVLLLYTHSDDVTDVVKVAGTVRGRTSNLHAVYHQTDGDTAAAGQQDHINKLCSSTLKITWPSSASASLVHMQWELSTKLVLNAVSTGAHILKGKIYQNYMIDVQVTNSKLYRRAMRLLQKLSGRPESHCEEFLLKAIYRADELTVDITSSDITTRTHAARDRTTVVPLALVCLLTGCSVLEAESRLEQQPIIREAVEACLA, encoded by the exons ATGGCGAGATCAGACGCGACTTGTTGTCTCTCTACTGTGCGTGACTGGGAG tctCCAGATTACGagccagcacttcctgtttcgGAGAAGTCCAATCCCCTGACGCGTGACATTGACCGAGCTTCAGCCAGCGGTGTTGTGAGGATGTTACAGGCCTGTGACGCCCAAATGTTccaagaagagacagaggaaaccTACCAG AGGCTTTTCAGTGACCAAGTGGTGAAAACGGTGCTGGAGGTCGCACAGAGGGCggagctcctcctccag GATCCTCGGGGCAGCCTCGTTGTGCTGAGTGGATGTGGGACTTCTGGTCGACTGGCTTTTCTCATGGCG tcaGGCTTCAACAGAGAGCTTAAGAGGCTGAACCAGAGTTTGGTTTATTCCTACATCATCGCAGGAGGAGACAG AGCTTTACTTTCCTCCCAAGAGGCTCCTGAAGATGACCCCATGTTGGGCATGCTCAGTCTGAAGAAG GTGTGTGAGGGAAAGAAGCGAGTCTTGTTCATCGGCATTTCCTGTGGATTATCA GCTCCATTTGTGGCAGGTCAGCTGGATTTCTGCCTGCAGCACCCAGAGATCTACACTCCTGTGCTGCTTGGCTTCAACCCTGTGCATCAAGCCAA GGATGAACCCATACCTGGCTGCACATTCACATTTCGCAGTGTGGTTGAAAGGATGCAGGATTTAGTCAAAACTCAAGAGGCCTTCCTCGTCAACCCGGCAGTTGGG ccaGAAGCCATCAGTGGCTCTTCCAGGATGAAGGGTGGCAGCGCTACTAAGATTGTCCTGGACGTCATCTTGTCTGCTGCTCATGCTGCGACCTTCACAAACACGCCCATCACACACAA GGGAATCGTGCAGCACATGAGAGAATATGAAAGAACTCTGGATGTGACATACGCTCAGAGCGAGGGGATGAGTGCTCTGGTGGAAGCAGCTGGACACAG TTTGCGATGTGGAGGGCGTGTGTGTTACCTGGGCTGGGGCTCCCTGGCTGTGCTGGGCCTCATTGATGCCAGTGAGTGTATCCCCACATTCGGAGCAG ACTTTGAAGATATCCGCGGCTTCGTGAGTGGAGGATACAGGCAGCTGCACAATAATGAAGGTCCCTTAACGTCACTG GGTCGTCAGTTCTGCATCTCACATGAGGATTTTCAAAGTTTGGTTCTGCCTCACCTCAGCGACCAGGACACTGTTCTTCTCCTCTACACACACTCTG ACGATGTCACCGACGTGGTGAAAGTGGCAGGAACGGTGAGAGGAAGGACGTCCAACCTCCACGCTGTTTATCATCAGACTGATGgagacactgctgctgctggacaacaA GATCACATCAATAAGCTGTGTTCATCGACTCTGAAAATCACTTGGCCGTCATCTGCCTCTGCCAGCTTAGTTCACATg cagtgGGAGCTGTCCACTAAGCTGGTGCTGAACGCTGTGAGCACTGGAGCTCACATCTTAAAGGGGAAGATTTACCAGAACTACATGATTGACGTGCAGGTCACCAACAGCAAACTGTACCGCAGAGCCATGCGTTTACTCCAG AAACTGTCTGGTCGTCCTGAGTCCCATTGTGAGGAATTCCTCTTGAAGGCGATCTACCGAGCTGACGAGCTGACAGTGGACATCACATCGTCTGACATCACCACTCGAACACACGCTGCCAGAGACAGAACCACG gtagTCCCCCTGGCTTTGGTCTGCCTGCTGACTGGCTGCTCTGTCTTGGAGGCCGAGTCTCGTTTGGAACAGCAGCCAATCATAAGGGAAGCGGTGGAGGCGTGTCTCGCATGA
- the gckr gene encoding glucokinase regulatory protein isoform X2 — MARSDATCCLSTVRDWESPDYEPALPVSEKSNPLTRDIDRASASGVVRMLQACDAQMFQEETEETYQRLFSDQVVKTVLEVAQRAELLLQDPRGSLVVLSGCGTSGRLAFLMASGFNRELKRLNQSLVYSYIIAGGDRALLSSQEAPEDDPMLGMLSLKKVCEGKKRVLFIGISCGLSAPFVAGQLDFCLQHPEIYTPVLLGFNPVHQAKDEPIPGCTFTFRSVVERMQDLVKTQEAFLVNPAVGPEAISGSSRMKGGSATKIVLDVILSAAHAATFTNTPITHKGIVQHMREYERTLDVTYAQSEGMSALVEAAGHSLRCGGRVCYLGWGSLAVLGLIDASECIPTFGADFEDIRGFVSGGYRQLHNNEGPLTSLGRQFCISHEDFQSLVLPHLSDQDTVLLLYTHSDDVTDVVKVAGTVRGRTSNLHAVYHQTDGDTAAAGQQDHINKLCSSTLKITWPSSASASLVHMWELSTKLVLNAVSTGAHILKGKIYQNYMIDVQVTNSKLYRRAMRLLQKLSGRPESHCEEFLLKAIYRADELTVDITSSDITTRTHAARDRTTVVPLALVCLLTGCSVLEAESRLEQQPIIREAVEACLA, encoded by the exons ATGGCGAGATCAGACGCGACTTGTTGTCTCTCTACTGTGCGTGACTGGGAG tctCCAGATTACGagccagcacttcctgtttcgGAGAAGTCCAATCCCCTGACGCGTGACATTGACCGAGCTTCAGCCAGCGGTGTTGTGAGGATGTTACAGGCCTGTGACGCCCAAATGTTccaagaagagacagaggaaaccTACCAG AGGCTTTTCAGTGACCAAGTGGTGAAAACGGTGCTGGAGGTCGCACAGAGGGCggagctcctcctccag GATCCTCGGGGCAGCCTCGTTGTGCTGAGTGGATGTGGGACTTCTGGTCGACTGGCTTTTCTCATGGCG tcaGGCTTCAACAGAGAGCTTAAGAGGCTGAACCAGAGTTTGGTTTATTCCTACATCATCGCAGGAGGAGACAG AGCTTTACTTTCCTCCCAAGAGGCTCCTGAAGATGACCCCATGTTGGGCATGCTCAGTCTGAAGAAG GTGTGTGAGGGAAAGAAGCGAGTCTTGTTCATCGGCATTTCCTGTGGATTATCA GCTCCATTTGTGGCAGGTCAGCTGGATTTCTGCCTGCAGCACCCAGAGATCTACACTCCTGTGCTGCTTGGCTTCAACCCTGTGCATCAAGCCAA GGATGAACCCATACCTGGCTGCACATTCACATTTCGCAGTGTGGTTGAAAGGATGCAGGATTTAGTCAAAACTCAAGAGGCCTTCCTCGTCAACCCGGCAGTTGGG ccaGAAGCCATCAGTGGCTCTTCCAGGATGAAGGGTGGCAGCGCTACTAAGATTGTCCTGGACGTCATCTTGTCTGCTGCTCATGCTGCGACCTTCACAAACACGCCCATCACACACAA GGGAATCGTGCAGCACATGAGAGAATATGAAAGAACTCTGGATGTGACATACGCTCAGAGCGAGGGGATGAGTGCTCTGGTGGAAGCAGCTGGACACAG TTTGCGATGTGGAGGGCGTGTGTGTTACCTGGGCTGGGGCTCCCTGGCTGTGCTGGGCCTCATTGATGCCAGTGAGTGTATCCCCACATTCGGAGCAG ACTTTGAAGATATCCGCGGCTTCGTGAGTGGAGGATACAGGCAGCTGCACAATAATGAAGGTCCCTTAACGTCACTG GGTCGTCAGTTCTGCATCTCACATGAGGATTTTCAAAGTTTGGTTCTGCCTCACCTCAGCGACCAGGACACTGTTCTTCTCCTCTACACACACTCTG ACGATGTCACCGACGTGGTGAAAGTGGCAGGAACGGTGAGAGGAAGGACGTCCAACCTCCACGCTGTTTATCATCAGACTGATGgagacactgctgctgctggacaacaA GATCACATCAATAAGCTGTGTTCATCGACTCTGAAAATCACTTGGCCGTCATCTGCCTCTGCCAGCTTAGTTCACATg tgGGAGCTGTCCACTAAGCTGGTGCTGAACGCTGTGAGCACTGGAGCTCACATCTTAAAGGGGAAGATTTACCAGAACTACATGATTGACGTGCAGGTCACCAACAGCAAACTGTACCGCAGAGCCATGCGTTTACTCCAG AAACTGTCTGGTCGTCCTGAGTCCCATTGTGAGGAATTCCTCTTGAAGGCGATCTACCGAGCTGACGAGCTGACAGTGGACATCACATCGTCTGACATCACCACTCGAACACACGCTGCCAGAGACAGAACCACG gtagTCCCCCTGGCTTTGGTCTGCCTGCTGACTGGCTGCTCTGTCTTGGAGGCCGAGTCTCGTTTGGAACAGCAGCCAATCATAAGGGAAGCGGTGGAGGCGTGTCTCGCATGA
- the gckr gene encoding glucokinase regulatory protein isoform X4 has translation MWDFWSTGFSHGGFNRELKRLNQSLVYSYIIAGGDRALLSSQEAPEDDPMLGMLSLKKVCEGKKRVLFIGISCGLSAPFVAGQLDFCLQHPEIYTPVLLGFNPVHQAKDEPIPGCTFTFRSVVERMQDLVKTQEAFLVNPAVGPEAISGSSRMKGGSATKIVLDVILSAAHAATFTNTPITHKGIVQHMREYERTLDVTYAQSEGMSALVEAAGHSLRCGGRVCYLGWGSLAVLGLIDASECIPTFGADFEDIRGFVSGGYRQLHNNEGPLTSLGRQFCISHEDFQSLVLPHLSDQDTVLLLYTHSDDVTDVVKVAGTVRGRTSNLHAVYHQTDGDTAAAGQQDHINKLCSSTLKITWPSSASASLVHMQWELSTKLVLNAVSTGAHILKGKIYQNYMIDVQVTNSKLYRRAMRLLQKLSGRPESHCEEFLLKAIYRADELTVDITSSDITTRTHAARDRTTVVPLALVCLLTGCSVLEAESRLEQQPIIREAVEACLA, from the exons ATGTGGGACTTCTGGTCGACTGGCTTTTCTCATGGCG GCTTCAACAGAGAGCTTAAGAGGCTGAACCAGAGTTTGGTTTATTCCTACATCATCGCAGGAGGAGACAG AGCTTTACTTTCCTCCCAAGAGGCTCCTGAAGATGACCCCATGTTGGGCATGCTCAGTCTGAAGAAG GTGTGTGAGGGAAAGAAGCGAGTCTTGTTCATCGGCATTTCCTGTGGATTATCA GCTCCATTTGTGGCAGGTCAGCTGGATTTCTGCCTGCAGCACCCAGAGATCTACACTCCTGTGCTGCTTGGCTTCAACCCTGTGCATCAAGCCAA GGATGAACCCATACCTGGCTGCACATTCACATTTCGCAGTGTGGTTGAAAGGATGCAGGATTTAGTCAAAACTCAAGAGGCCTTCCTCGTCAACCCGGCAGTTGGG ccaGAAGCCATCAGTGGCTCTTCCAGGATGAAGGGTGGCAGCGCTACTAAGATTGTCCTGGACGTCATCTTGTCTGCTGCTCATGCTGCGACCTTCACAAACACGCCCATCACACACAA GGGAATCGTGCAGCACATGAGAGAATATGAAAGAACTCTGGATGTGACATACGCTCAGAGCGAGGGGATGAGTGCTCTGGTGGAAGCAGCTGGACACAG TTTGCGATGTGGAGGGCGTGTGTGTTACCTGGGCTGGGGCTCCCTGGCTGTGCTGGGCCTCATTGATGCCAGTGAGTGTATCCCCACATTCGGAGCAG ACTTTGAAGATATCCGCGGCTTCGTGAGTGGAGGATACAGGCAGCTGCACAATAATGAAGGTCCCTTAACGTCACTG GGTCGTCAGTTCTGCATCTCACATGAGGATTTTCAAAGTTTGGTTCTGCCTCACCTCAGCGACCAGGACACTGTTCTTCTCCTCTACACACACTCTG ACGATGTCACCGACGTGGTGAAAGTGGCAGGAACGGTGAGAGGAAGGACGTCCAACCTCCACGCTGTTTATCATCAGACTGATGgagacactgctgctgctggacaacaA GATCACATCAATAAGCTGTGTTCATCGACTCTGAAAATCACTTGGCCGTCATCTGCCTCTGCCAGCTTAGTTCACATg cagtgGGAGCTGTCCACTAAGCTGGTGCTGAACGCTGTGAGCACTGGAGCTCACATCTTAAAGGGGAAGATTTACCAGAACTACATGATTGACGTGCAGGTCACCAACAGCAAACTGTACCGCAGAGCCATGCGTTTACTCCAG AAACTGTCTGGTCGTCCTGAGTCCCATTGTGAGGAATTCCTCTTGAAGGCGATCTACCGAGCTGACGAGCTGACAGTGGACATCACATCGTCTGACATCACCACTCGAACACACGCTGCCAGAGACAGAACCACG gtagTCCCCCTGGCTTTGGTCTGCCTGCTGACTGGCTGCTCTGTCTTGGAGGCCGAGTCTCGTTTGGAACAGCAGCCAATCATAAGGGAAGCGGTGGAGGCGTGTCTCGCATGA